A single region of the Arsenicicoccus dermatophilus genome encodes:
- a CDS encoding thiamine pyrophosphate-dependent enzyme, protein MSTAWLARFITMSGTRQLLGSYTLGSMANAMPQALGAQALDRTHRVIACCGDGGLMMLMGGLRTAVTYRLPATFVVFDNGRLGMVKLEQEQGGLPEFGTVLDNPDLAAVASAMGLHARRVEDPAQLDEAAAWALSLSEPVLLDVVTNPDEVAVPPKPTVSQGWGFAIAKTKEAFESARAAGSPTRVRRAPDHVGSPADRPVSPRRGRPRGPSARDARPPRWPRGRPPAREPPRRPARA, encoded by the coding sequence ATGTCGACGGCCTGGCTCGCCCGCTTCATCACGATGAGCGGGACGCGGCAGCTGCTCGGGTCCTACACCCTCGGCTCGATGGCCAACGCCATGCCGCAGGCCCTGGGCGCCCAGGCCCTCGACCGCACCCACCGGGTGATCGCCTGCTGCGGCGACGGCGGCCTGATGATGCTCATGGGTGGCCTGCGCACCGCGGTGACCTATCGGCTGCCGGCGACCTTCGTGGTGTTCGACAACGGGCGGCTCGGGATGGTCAAGCTCGAGCAGGAGCAAGGCGGGCTGCCGGAGTTCGGCACCGTGCTGGACAACCCCGACCTGGCCGCCGTCGCCTCGGCCATGGGGCTGCACGCCCGCCGCGTCGAGGACCCTGCGCAGCTCGACGAGGCCGCCGCCTGGGCGCTGTCGCTGTCCGAGCCGGTGCTGCTCGACGTGGTCACCAACCCCGACGAGGTCGCCGTCCCGCCCAAGCCCACCGTCTCCCAGGGCTGGGGCTTCGCGATCGCCAAGACCAAGGAGGCCTTCGAGTCCGCCCGAGCCGCAGGCTCGCCGACCCGGGTCCGCCGGGCTCCCGACCACGTCGGGAGCCCGGCGGACCGGCCGGTCAGCCCGCGTCGAGGGCGGCCGCGGGGGCCGTCCGCTCGCGACGCTCGACCGCCGCGATGGCCACGCGGTAGGCCGCCAGCCCGAGAACCGCCACGGCGGCCAGCACGAGCATGA
- a CDS encoding thiamine pyrophosphate-binding protein, whose product MGVRHEEVAAFAAGAQSQLSGRIGVCMGTVGPGAIHLLDGLLDGLYDAKKSHAPVLAIIGQVPREEIGSDFFQEVDNDALFRDVAVYNRTITSPTQMPQLLEQAVDAAYAHQGVAVITLPGDLGDQELPKGTAPAHIAPAGRLTCAADHQVAEAAEALRDGKVTLLVGRGARHARDEVLQLAEALQAPMVLTLKGKEGLEHDNPYQVGQSGRCCPGSSPAPTPATCRPRARHTTPGWSVGAPSSTRSTTRSCSAGSARSSTTPTTGSAPRPSRTPWTDMRLRTRSSPATRVCRRPGSPASSR is encoded by the coding sequence GTGGGGGTGCGGCACGAGGAGGTCGCGGCCTTCGCCGCCGGCGCGCAGTCCCAGCTCAGCGGCCGCATCGGGGTCTGCATGGGCACCGTCGGCCCGGGGGCGATCCACCTGCTCGACGGGTTGCTCGACGGGTTGTACGACGCGAAGAAGTCCCACGCGCCAGTCCTGGCGATCATCGGCCAGGTGCCCCGGGAGGAGATCGGCTCGGACTTCTTCCAGGAGGTCGACAACGACGCGTTGTTCCGCGACGTCGCGGTCTACAACCGCACCATCACCTCGCCCACGCAGATGCCCCAGCTCCTCGAGCAGGCGGTCGATGCGGCCTACGCCCACCAGGGCGTCGCCGTCATCACCCTGCCCGGCGACCTCGGCGACCAGGAGCTGCCCAAGGGCACCGCGCCCGCCCACATCGCCCCCGCCGGGCGACTGACCTGCGCCGCCGACCACCAGGTCGCCGAGGCCGCCGAGGCGTTGCGCGACGGCAAGGTCACCTTGCTGGTCGGCCGCGGGGCCCGCCACGCCCGCGACGAGGTGCTGCAGCTCGCCGAGGCCCTCCAGGCCCCGATGGTCCTCACCCTCAAGGGCAAGGAAGGGCTCGAGCACGACAACCCCTACCAGGTCGGCCAGTCCGGGCGCTGCTGCCCCGGCTCGTCGCCCGCACCGACCCCGGCCACCTGCAGGCCGCGCGCTCGGCATACGACTCCTGGGTGGAGCGTCGGCGCGCCCTCGTCGACCCGCAGCACGACGAGAAGCTGCTCGGCAGGATCCGCGCGGTCTTCGACAACCCCGACGACCGGATCCGCCCCGAGGCCCTCGCGCACGCCCTGGACCGACATGCGGCTCCGGACGCGATCTTCACCAGCGACACGGGTATGTCGACGGCCTGGCTCGCCCGCTTCATCACGATGA
- a CDS encoding MFS transporter, with the protein MSTSVSASASAATSRAADPRRAVPVLLALFVFSLVIDNGFKFISKPMADDLGLSVATVSLQATFAGILIGIGAVVYATLADSVDIRRLLVAAIVMICVGSLLGFAGQRSFPLVLTGRIVQTAGLAAAETLYVIYVTKHLSAADQKTYLGYSTSCFQLSLLFGTLGGGFMSDYLGWTGLFLVPLLSLLAVPAVLRTIPAEEHTRTHLDVVGLLLVAVFATGLMMFMQAFAVVWLIPVVLGIAAFAWHIRTRPGALITPAFFVNRRYTGMLVVVFLTYSVQLGYGFMFPFLVSGVHGFELSDISLLLVPGYVAAALVGAASGRIARHLSSRAAITIAIALVALALALPAILMTGSVVPLVLSMVVFSSAFALMYAPLLDTAVKGIPAERSGLAVGFYNLTINIAVPVGIAYTAKLIDAKPHVLDALTTAPGDTAASFANIMLVLAAVAVLGLAAYRVAIAAVERRERTAPAAALDAG; encoded by the coding sequence ATGTCGACCTCCGTCTCCGCCTCGGCGTCCGCGGCCACCTCGCGGGCCGCGGATCCCCGGCGCGCCGTGCCCGTGCTGCTCGCGCTGTTCGTCTTCTCCCTGGTCATCGACAACGGCTTCAAGTTCATCTCCAAGCCCATGGCCGACGACCTGGGCTTGTCCGTGGCCACCGTGAGCCTGCAGGCGACGTTCGCCGGCATCCTGATCGGCATCGGAGCCGTGGTCTACGCCACCCTCGCCGACTCCGTGGACATCCGCCGGCTGCTCGTCGCGGCCATCGTGATGATCTGCGTCGGATCGCTGCTGGGCTTCGCGGGTCAGCGGTCGTTCCCGCTGGTCCTCACCGGCCGCATCGTCCAGACGGCGGGCCTGGCCGCCGCCGAGACCCTGTACGTCATCTACGTCACCAAGCACCTCTCGGCCGCGGACCAGAAGACCTACCTCGGCTACTCCACCAGCTGCTTCCAGCTCTCCCTGCTCTTCGGCACCCTCGGTGGCGGCTTCATGAGCGACTACCTGGGCTGGACCGGGCTCTTCCTCGTGCCGTTGCTGTCGCTGCTAGCCGTCCCCGCCGTCCTGCGCACGATCCCCGCCGAGGAGCACACCCGCACCCACCTCGACGTGGTGGGCCTGCTCCTCGTCGCCGTGTTCGCGACCGGCCTGATGATGTTCATGCAGGCCTTCGCGGTCGTGTGGCTGATCCCCGTGGTCCTCGGGATCGCGGCCTTCGCCTGGCACATCCGGACCCGTCCCGGCGCCCTCATCACCCCCGCGTTCTTCGTCAACCGTCGCTACACGGGGATGCTCGTGGTGGTCTTCCTGACGTACTCGGTGCAGCTCGGCTACGGCTTCATGTTCCCCTTCCTCGTCTCGGGGGTGCACGGCTTCGAGCTGAGCGACATCTCGCTCCTGCTGGTACCGGGCTACGTCGCCGCGGCGCTGGTCGGCGCGGCCAGCGGTCGCATCGCCCGGCACCTGTCGTCCCGGGCCGCGATCACCATCGCCATCGCTCTCGTCGCGCTCGCCCTGGCCCTGCCGGCGATCCTGATGACGGGGTCCGTCGTCCCGCTGGTGCTGTCCATGGTGGTCTTCTCGTCGGCCTTCGCCCTGATGTACGCCCCGCTGCTCGACACGGCCGTCAAGGGCATCCCCGCGGAACGCTCCGGCCTCGCGGTGGGGTTCTACAACCTGACCATCAACATCGCCGTGCCGGTCGGGATCGCCTACACCGCCAAGCTGATCGACGCCAAGCCGCATGTCCTCGACGCGCTCACCACCGCGCCGGGCGACACGGCGGCGTCGTTCGCCAACATCATGCTCGTGCTGGCCGCCGTGGCGGTTCTCGGGCTGGCGGCCTACCGCGTGGCCATCGCGGCGGTCGAGCGTCGCGAGCGGACGGCCCCCGCGGCCGCCCTCGACGCGGGCTGA